The genomic window GGATCCTCAATATGAGCAtttactgcttttaaaaatgaactgcTACTTCTTTCTTAAATAGCACGTATTTGTGTGAGTCAGTAAGCCAGGGCAGGGAAAGGACAGTTATTTGTGACAATTTTGTGGATGAGAAATAGTCACTGCTCTTTAGACTAACCTAGTATTTCCTTTAAACAGTCATTTTATGAATTAATTTAGTGACAGCACCCCAGAATTGGCTTGGTGGGGGGGTATCTTCTCACCCAGAACCATCCCAAACTAAGATATTAGCTAAGTAAAATCAGTGTGCTTGCTCTGCAAACAGCTTCCAAACAGGGATCCTGGTACCACTTCTGCTCCATCCTTTTCAAACCAAATTGCTAGCTCTGAGCTCCTCCTtgacagaaattctggagctgccACTAAGCCCCTAATGAAAAACAAATCTATCCCAAAATTCAGTGATGTTCCCTCATCTAGTTCCCTCCGCCTGCTTAATGGAGCTAGTGATGGTGGAACCAGAGTGGCAGGTACTGATAGGCCTTTCTCCTGAGTCCAGGTGGGCAATGCAGCACTCAACAGCAAGCTCTGTGATCTCCTGCTCTCCAAGCATGGCATCTACGTGCAGGCCATCAACTACCCAACTGTCCCCCGGGGTGAAGAACTCCTGCGCCTGgcaccctccccccaccacagCCCTCAGATGATGGAAGATTTTGTGGGTAAGTTCTTAACATGGGTGCCTACAGGacctccctcccctcagccccaggATCTGAAAGAGAAGCTGAGAGGACAGAGACCattcagtttataaaatatttctggaacaTCTAATGTGTGCCAGCACCTATACTAGGgtcacaaataaatgagaagcaGCCCCTACACTTGTAGGGCTCCAGTTTGGTTGGGGATACCATAGTGGACACAAACAATGACATCAAGGGATGATCAAAGCTCCACAAGGCAGTGCATGATAGAGTTGttggagcagagaggaggggcCTGACTCAGCCTGAGGGATCTAAGACCCGCTTCCTAGTAGAGGTGACACCTGAGCTGAGTCTTGCGAAGTGAGTGGTGTTAAAAGAAAGAGAGCATGGAAGAAGTATTCCTACCAGAGGGAAGAGCATGAAGAAAGGTGAGGAGAATGAGAAGCAGCCAGGGATATATCAAGAACAATAAGCAGGTGGTATTGGAATGTAGGGTCATAGGAATGGAGTGGGGCAGGGGAGTATCAATCTATGAATCTACAAAGACAACATGAGATAGAGACTGGATTGAGAGGCTTGTAGAGCTGAGTAGTTTGAGATTTACCCTGAAAATGCCAGTTTAGTCAATTCACCTAATGTTTGCTGGATTTCTGTTGGCTagtttaggtttttttgtttgtttgtttttgtttttgtttttttgagacacagtctggctctgtagcccaggctggagtgcagtggcacgatcttggctcactgctacctctgcctcccgggtcctggctcaagcaattctcctgcctcagcctcccaagtagctgggattacaggcacgtgccaccatgcccagctaatttttgtatttttagtagagatggggtttcaccatgttggccaggctggtcttgaactcctgaccttgtaatccacctgcctaggcctcccaaagtgctgggattacaggtgtgagccaccatgcccggcctgggtAGTTTTTAATGCAGGGCCTGACATTGAACAGGTGCTCATCCCAGGCCTGTTGGATGAAGGACATGTAGGCAGTTGATGGTCTAGCAGAGGAGCCAGATATAGATGGTACTGGTCCAGTATGATGAGCTCCAGTATTCTGGGAGCTAGAGGGAGTGGACACATTATGGCGAGAGAGGGTGGGAAGGATGAAGTTGGAGAGGCTTTGTGAGTAAGGAAGTTTTTATGATGCATGTTGAAGTACATGTGAATATGCTGTAAGAATATTCCAGAATAAGGTAATTCCATGAGCAATGACCTAGAGATAGGAAAGCAGGGGGTATGTATTGACAACATCCTTCTGTTTGTCTGAAACATGGGCAGTATGAGAATTCAAGGAAGACAAGCTAGGTAGgcgccattcattcattcaaaagcaTTAAATAATGCTGGCTAACAGTAAGTACTtacatgtgccaagcactgttctaaacactttacacGTATTAACTCATCTAATCCCCACAACAACCTCAAGAGTTAGAGATCCtcttatcatttccattttgcacatgtggaaattgaggcacaaaaatatatagttgctgatccaaggtcacacagcttctaAGTTGCAACTGGGAGGTCTGTCTCTACCTCCATGGTCATAACTGCTAGGTCTACCATCTCTCTGAGCTGATGACCCAGACTCCTGGGCCTTTTGTTCACTATTCTCTATTGCTCTGGGCTTCAATTATAGAGCTCTCAGTATTCTTggttctctgaatgtccacttaggCTAGGCTTTTGTAAGAATATATGAGAGGCATCCACGATGGCTCCACCAGTCCCTAAGTTCCACAGCCAATCCATCCTGAAATCCTGCAAAGTTATCTATAATCTCTCTCAAACCTATTCGCTTTTCTCCCCTGCCACTTCTTTAATCCATGTCAACATGATTTTTTCCTAattcctctgcttctctcttgctcctctcAAATCCTTTCTCGATGATGGCCACTAGAGGGACTTTTCTAAAATTCTGACTATATTGCCCCCTTGCTTAAACCCCTTCATGTTTCCCTCTAGACTCTAAAGCAGTGGCCTCCAAGGTGAGGTATGCAAAATGATTACAGGGTGAAGGATTAGATGATTACAGGGTGAAGTATtagaattttatgattttttatcttaaaaataggaAATCAAGCATCACTGATACTGATCTTTAATATACAGACTGACagttatacatgtatataatatataaacaaatatacagAGATTGGAGGTACATGCTGAAACATTTGTACTGATAGGGATGTATAGTCCAAAATTTGGAAACCATTGACATATAGGACAGAGTTGAAGCTCTTCAGCATAGCATTCAATGCCTTCCACGTGGTGATCTCTAtgccctcacctcctccctaCACGCATTTTGTTTTTTCAGCTACACTGAAGGACTTGTCGttccctcatttttttctgctctcttACCTCTGGGACTTTGCTCATGCTGCTCTCTTTCGATTGGAATGCCCTCCCTCACACTTTCCTCTGGCTTACTTTCCTTCATCTTGTAGACCTAACTTAggcattctttcaacaaatatttattgagtaccaactGCGTACTAGATACTGTTCTACGCACTGGGGATGCAGTAGCAAACAAATCAGACACAAAATTCCTACCctctggagcttacattctagtggaaggggatagtaaaaaaaaattaccaaaaagaaGCAAATTAAGTAGCACATTTGTTCTAAGTgctatgggaaaaaataaagcaggataagGAGAATGGGATAAGGGGCCAGGGGCGAGTTCAGAGAAGGGTTGTAGTATTAGAGTGGCAAGGGTAGAAGACACTGAGGTGAAACTTGAGCAAAAATTTGAAGGAGGTGGAGTTAGTGAGGCAGATATCTAAGGGAATggcatcccaggcagagggaacatcCTAAGGCAGGGAAGACACAGGAGTATTCCTTTTATATTTGAGGAGCAGTAAGAAGATGGGTGTGGGTGGAATGGTATAGGCAAGTGGGAGACAGAAGAATTGAGTACATAGAGGCAATGTGGGACCAGACTGTATAGGGTATGGTAGGCCATCAGAAGgattttggcttttactctgagagCCCTTGAAAGGATTTGAGCACAGGACTAATATATCTGACTCGGGTTTTAACAAAATTGCTCCAACTTCTATGTAGAGAATACACTAAAAGGGAGcaagggtggaagcagggagacccaAGAGTGGGCTACAGTAATAtcccaggtgagagatgatggtggctcagACTTGATCATAATGAAGGCAATAAGAAGTAGTCagattttgaaggtagagccaagGGTCTTTGCTGATAGATGGGATATAgggtaagagagaaagagaaaaataaaggatagCTGTGAAATTTTTGGACTGAGCAACTGGAATTGCCATCCACTGAGATGGGAAAAGCTAAAAGTAGAATAGCTTGGTGGAGGGTAGGGACATGAGTAGCTCAGTTGTACTCATAAGTTAGAAACACATACTAGACACTGAGGTGGAGATGGAGAAAAGCCATTGGATATACAAGATTGGAAACCAGTAGAGAGGCGTGAGCTGGAGATTAAAATTTCTGAACCATCAGCATATAGATGGTCTTTAAAGTCATGTGACTAGACAAGATCAACAAGGGCATGAACACAGAAAAGGCCAAGAACAGAGCCCTGGAACGTACCTGGGGTACTTCCTCCAGCTAGGTCAGGTTCCCTTCTCTGGGTTTTCACACCCCCAGGTGGACCCCCTACCCCAGGTTTCCTGGTCATAGCACCAATGACACAGTATGGTTACTGTCATTATCATTGTCCTCATAGGGCTTGGAGTTCCCAAGCAGACAGTCATTCTTGGGCCACAGCACATCCTATACTTAGGGAGTGGTCCAGGCCAGGACAGTATGGCTTCAAACTGTGTCAAAGGAGAGCTTCCCaatcttttataatatatatccCAGCATCCAGATACAAATGGTAATATTCACAGCACACACAGAAGCAAACAGTAGGCTACTTCTGGCCCTGAGGTATCTTGAAGGGTTGAGGGGGATCAATATCTTGGTGCATCTGTACTGTGACAGATTTGGAAGATCTAGTCTAACCCattttttccttcccctccccctaccaCCTTCAGAGAAGCTGCTGCTGGCTTGGACTGAGGTGGGGCTGCCCCTCCAGGATGTGTCTGTGGCTGCCTGCAATTTCTGCCGTCGTCCTGTGCACTTTGAGCTCATGAGTGAGTGGGAACGTTCCTACTTCGGGAACATGGGGCCCCAGTATGTCACCACCTATGCCTGAGAAGCCAGACGCCTAGGATTCACACCCCACCTGCACTTCACTTGGGTCCAGGCCTCCTCCTGTCTTCTGCTTTGTTGTGTGCCTCTAGCTGAATTGAGCctaaaaataaagcacaaactGCAGCATGTGTAGCCTTTTATTGGACAGGGAACAGACAAATGCACTCTACCTGACTCCCTCAGACAAGTGGCAGATCCATGAGGAAACCACAGGTCACTTGTTGGTCACTATTCCATTTTACCAACAGGTAAACAgaatgagaaagaggaaggaaatgcCCAAATACTACACAATGAGTTGCAAAGAGCTAGGATACTTGGCAGATTTATTTGAAATGGCTCTTCTCCAATGGTTTCAATAAAAATCCAGGGATTGACTCTTCACTGGTAATCTGGGCCCTGGAAATCTGGGCCCAGGGTAGCCCCTGAAGCCAGGAAATGAGTCAGCCCTAACCAAATTCCCTAGAAATGAGTGGTTCCCCAAAACCAAAGAGGTATTTTCCATAAGGGGATATGGATGTCTTCCTCAATCCAttatcctctctccctcccatggCATCCCACGGAACAGGATTTACCAGtcccattctctttttcttttttttggagacggaattttactcgttgcccaggctggagtgcaatggcgcgatctcagctcactgcaacctccgcctcctaggtacaagctattctcctgcctcagcctcctaagtagcttggattacaggcatgcgccaccacgcccagttcatttttttgtatttagtagagacggagtctcaccatgttaggctggttgcgaactcctgacctcaggtgatccacccacctcagcctcccacagtgctgggattacaggcgtgcgccactgcacctggtctaccAATCCCATTTTCAAAGGTGAGAAGAGGCTTGGCTAGAGCAAGCACTGTGTTCAATGCTCCCACTTTCCAGGTCACAGTATACAGGAAACATTTCCATGGCACACTTAGGGGTACTAATGATACTGCTTGCCAAGGAGGCGATCTTCCCTGAGACTTGTGTGGTCCCAGGCCCTGCCTGGCAACTCTGAGGGCTGAGGACCCTGTTTCTTTCAACCCTGTAACCCACTGTGGCAGCTGTGGGACGCACTAGTTGGAAAGCTCTGGTTTAAGGCTACACAGCCCACCTCCCTTGCTGATTTAACCTTAGCAGTATAGGAAACTCCTACAACTGAGCAGACAACCCTTTATGGTGAGCACTGCTCCTCACTCCtcactcttccctccttcctccgcCCCTTTTCCTGGGAATTATATCACTGGGCTACAGCCAGCCGGCAAACCCAGTATTGAGATGGCTTCTCTGACTCAACTTTATGGAGTACATCCACAATGTCCAAAGTGCAACCCTGAAACAAATACACAGACTTTATTTATGCACAAATACATTTTCCAGCAAAGACAGAAGTGATTTAAAATCACACAACTTCCCGGGGCAGCTAGTGTCCGTGTACTTCGGACGGGAAGGTGGAAAGTGGTGTAGGGGGCTGGGTCACAGGATTAAGGCACAAGAAGCTCACCAACAAGGAGCTAGGTAGGAAGGACAGCGAGGAAGAGAGGGcttagaagaggaagagaagggtaGGAGACTTTCAGGGAGAAGCAGGAGGCAGCTCAGAGAAGAGGAGCTGGCCTCAGATCACGTGCAGGGGTGACCATGCCAGATGTCCCCAGGCCTCCATTGGTTCAGCTGGGCCTGCTCCAGAGGAAGAAGTTGCACCGGGAGGAGGGGTCAGTGGGAGGACCCCGGGGCCTGGCACACATGTAGAAGCGGCGGCCCAGGTTGGGTCCTGGCTTCTTCACAGTACGCATCACACATGGCTCCCTGTGGCCCCCACAGAGGGGTGTGCGCAAGGGCCCCGCCAGCACAGACTTCCAGAATGAGGTCCGTAACTCCTTCTCATCTTTGGCTTCTGAAGTCTTGGCCTGCCCCTTCACCACTTTAGCCACTGCCTTCTCTTCTGGAGTCTTCGGGGTCATGAGGGCGCTCATCAGTGGTAGGCTAGGCAGCTCTATGTCAGGAGAGGCTTGGGGACAGCTAGGGGAGGGCTGAAAGTAGCTCTTCAGGTTTTTCTGGCCTCTGCTAGAGCCAACCTGACTAGGCCGAGGCCTGGTTGAGCGCACTTGGGCTTTGTTTTGGCATGTCTGTACCCGGGTTTGATTGTCGTGCTGCAGCGTCGACTGCTCCAACACAGGACTTTGTTCGAGAGGAACCAGGAAGCGAAGGATCTTGAGCTGGGTGCCTGCAAACTCAGGGAGGAAGCGGGTGCACAGAGGTGGGCACTGTTTTGCAGGCACAGAGGACACGCTCAAGACTGCACCCACAGGGCAGTGGTCAGAGCCCATCACCTCAGGCAGCAGGAAAGAGGCCTGAAAGGTGTCTATGACCAGGGTCCTGTCCCCCAGCACATAGTCAAGGCGGGAGCCATAGTTAAGATGGCGGGCGCCGGTGACTGCTGACCAGCACGTGAAGGCCCCCTCCTGCTTTGGTTGGAAGCAGCGGTAGCTATCGATGAAGGGCCCTACATGAGAGGCAGACTGGCACCCCAAGTTACTGAGCAAGCTGTCCATCCACTTGCGCCCTGGGTCCTCTTCAAAGCATTCCTAGGTGAGGAGGAAAGGGGgttggaagagagagagacagagctagATACCTAGAACTGGAAGGGACTTAGACTAACTGCTgcattttgcaaataagaaaatttgGTTGTCCCAAGAGGactactgctcaaggtcacacagtccggaattggcagagctgggattctgATTTTCATCCTTACTGATTTAAAAGACCATGCTTGTTTTTCCCTCTGCATGAGCTTGCATTTGTCTTGCACTGGTCCGTCAATGGCAAATCTGAAAGTTTGTTTAATCAAAGCAATTCCCGGAACTGCTTTTCAAAAGGATGGAAAAcaggaaattaaaagtgtttgCCTCTAGGAAGCAGGGCTGGGGTTAAGAGTTAGGAAGACTGTCAGCTTCTTCCTTTAAACCCTCTGGCACTATTTGGTTTATCTAGTGTGTCAAAGCCCTCAATGACCATCACTACCTCCTGAGCTGAGGACCTGCAAGGATCCAGGTCTGAATACTTCCTTAGGCTCTGATtccccatccatcatccatcagtccatccattcaatccacctacccacccactcaTTCAATGCAAGAAATGTTCATGGGATACCTATTATGTGCCATATATGATGCCAGGGACAAAGTAGGAACCTGATCTACTCCTGGGGACCAAGGAGGCTTCCTTTCGAGAAGTGATCTGGAGCTGAGGTGTAGGGGCTGAGTAAGAGTAACCTAGGTGGAGGGTGCTCCTAACTTTAAGAACAGTCTCTGTGCTGGGCCTGTGGAGGGAGTGTGCTGCGTACCCAAAAGACTTGAGGAAAGACCAGACTGGAGACCAGAATACCAGCAAGAAATGGCTGCCATAGTCACACAAGCAAGATGATGGTCACTTGGACTAGGGTGGGTGCCAGAGGAGACAGAAACATGAAATTATGAGATGATTTGTAGCTAGAATCAACAGTACTTGCTGACCAACTGAATGTGGGAAGTGGagtaagaaagaaagacactACTAGCACAATTCCCAGGCTTTTAAGTTGAAGCAACCAGGGGGATGATGGTGCCGTTTAGAGAAATGACAAGACTAAAAGAGCAAGCCTGGTAGAAAGTGGATGTGTTCTGCTATTTTGGAAAGACTGTGTAAGTCATCTGAGCTGGCACTATTAGTTCTCTTTTCCTGGAGGAGAAAATGAAGGAGGTATACATGAGAGATCTAGGATACCTCTGAACTAAGTAGAAAAGGCATAAAGATATATGATGCTATCACAGGAATCTGAAAGAACACACTGAATGAATGCATAAGAGGAATGAGGCAGGGAGGGACTGAAGGCTCGCACTTTGTAGCATTCTCTCCGCtccccaccacaccaccaccaccattctctcattctctcactTCTGCTCATTTTCCCAGCTGGGAGCCATATCTACATTTATGTAGCTCTTCTGCGAATTAATCAAGGAATATTCCCACGGTCCCTTCTCTAAGCCAAGCCCAGTGCTGAGTGGGACTGTACCAGCATAAATCACTGATCCCCCATCATAAGACATAAGGCAAGCCAAGATGAGAGCTGGCTTGTAGATTCTAGGGCAATGGTTCTCAAGCCTGGCTGCACAATAAAGTCACACTGGGGGCTTTTAGAACGTGCCACTACCCTGGCCCCACACCCGAGAGTTCTGAGTTCATTGGTCTGGAGTAGTGCTAAGATATTGATATTTTTGTTCTAATATGCAGTTAAGGGCTGAAAACCATGGGCCTAAGGGAACTTAGAGATAAGAGGTTCATATAACAAAAAGACAGAGAGGGGGTCATGTCCACCAATTCAGGGCACAGTGAGAAAAGCCAGAATGAGAATAACTTTTACAACGGGCCGACAGGAGACAACCTGTCTAGAGAGGACAAAATGTGTAGGGACACTGAAGGTGGAAATAAGAGACAGGTCACAGACCAAGGAGAGCCTTGAATGCTAGGTCTCCATGTTTTCTCTGCATCACAGAGGTAACAGGGAGGTATTGAAAGTTCATAAACAAGAAATACAGTGTATTAAGGAAATGACCAAGGCAATGTGGAATTCACAGTCCTTGAAATCTGACCCCCAACAACTCTCCAGCCCCACCTTCTGCCACTCACCTCCCTTCCCGTGTCACTAAGAAGAAAGGGACTTGTGGTTCCCCATGCACACAATGCAAATTCTCACCTTGAAACCTTTGCCCATGCTAGAATGCTTTCTACTTCAAAGCTCTGTTCTACTCATCTGTTAAGATTTAGCCATTTTCAGCTGCCTGTCCTGATGTCCAAGCTCACCTAGGAATCCCATCTCTGAGCTCCCGTAGCTTTCTGGGATGCCATCTGTGCCTCTGCCCTGAGAATACCATCCTATGATTGGCTAGCCATGTGTCTgtagcccaccaccatgctggagAGCTCCCAGGAGCCAAGAGCTGGATCTGACTCCTGAGTCCTCAGTATGTGGCTCAGGGCCAGGCCATGGGCAGACTCAGTATTGTCTATTGAATGAATGACCAATCCTCAGTACTATAAGAATAGTATTGCAAGCCAAGCTCCGCTTTCCCATAAAGGAAGCTGTCCCTGGGCCAAAAACTCAGCGTTGGTCAGCTGGACAAACAGAATCAGTCAGGAGTGGGGCCAGGCACCTAGAGGGAGCCTTACCAGGTTGACTGCATCCCAGTGGTCAATGGGGCGGTGGGCTGTATTCAGGTCACCCAGAATGATCACATGGCTGAAAAACACAATGTGGGATTATTAGAAAGAGGTGCAGCAGTCCTGGCCCATATACTTTTTCCTGGGCCCAAGAGCTCAGACAGGCCATCTCCCATATTGAGGCTTCCTAGCCAACAGCAACTCATAGCAGCCTATCTCTCCAATCTTACCACAACCTTGCTGCCTTTCATATCTAACCAACCCAATTCTGATCTCCAAAGGTGACAGTGTTCCATGTTTGACATGACTGCCTCACTAATCAGTACCCAGTGGGCATTTTTCTTGTCCTTCAGAGCTGAGCTCAGATACCACCTCCCCTTGATTGTTCTAACTCACCCTCACTTTCCTGTCCTTCCCTGGAACAAGACTTTCCTTTGCTTCCAGGCACTTTACCATTCTCATCTCTTTTCACCCTTAAAACTATTGTGTGGGGTAGAGATTCATATATTCAtttgacaaaagagaaaacagaggcaagACTAGCCCTAGGGCTCACAAATGAATAAGAGCAGGAGCCTGAATATGTGCTCAGAGTACAAAACCCATGTTTGTTTTGAACAGAGCCTATTCAGGTGGGCATATTGGTGTCTGCAACTATGCTGTGAAAGAACTCAGAGACAAAGGGTCCAAATCCCTTCCAATGGAGCTTGACACAGGGCTGGGCACCCAGGAGCAACTCAAGGAAGCCTTGCTGCCCAGGCTTGCAGTACCTGCCTGCCGCCAGGAGGGCTTCTGCTCGGATTTGCAGCAAACGATAGAAGCGCATCTTAAAGACTAGCCGCTCAGGCCTCCCAGGGTCCGCATGTGGGCAGTACACATTGATTAGGGTCAAggtcttctccttcccttcccatgtgctggagaaaagagaaacccCCAAAAGGGGTCAGTTTCAAACCTCCCCTTCTGTCCCTTCCCCATACCACATGGCTTCCATTTTGTGACTGTCTGGGATGGAAAAGAAAGGGGTTAAAGAGACACAAATGATCTGGCATGCACAGGACTTGGGGACTGACTACTGATAAGGCAGGGAGAGGGGTATCTAAGGATTACCACCAGGTAATGGTGTTGCTATTCACAAAGACAGAACACCCAGAAAGAGAGCAACCTGGGGTAGTGAGTTCAGCACTAAGTT from Nomascus leucogenys isolate Asia chromosome X, Asia_NLE_v1, whole genome shotgun sequence includes these protein-coding regions:
- the APEX2 gene encoding DNA-(apurinic or apyrimidinic site) lyase 2 isoform X1 → MLRVVSWNINGIRRPLQGAANQEPSNCAAVAVGRILDQLDADIVCLQETKVTRDALTEPLAIVEGYNSYFSFSRNRSGYSGVATFCKDNATPVAAEEGLSGLFATQNGDVGCYGNMDEFTQEELRALDSEGRALLTQHKIRTWEGKEKTLTLINVYCPHADPGRPERLVFKMRFYRLLQIRAEALLAAGSHVIILGDLNTAHRPIDHWDAVNLECFEEDPGRKWMDSLLSNLGCQSASHVGPFIDSYRCFQPKQEGAFTCWSAVTGARHLNYGSRLDYVLGDRTLVIDTFQASFLLPEVMGSDHCPVGAVLSVSSVPAKQCPPLCTRFLPEFAGTQLKILRFLVPLEQSPVLEQSTLQHDNQTRVQTCQNKAQVRSTRPRPSQVGSSRGQKNLKSYFQPSPSCPQASPDIELPSLPLMSALMTPKTPEEKAVAKVVKGQAKTSEAKDEKELRTSFWKSVLAGPLRTPLCGGHREPCVMRTVKKPGPNLGRRFYMCARPRGPPTDPSSRCNFFLWSRPS
- the APEX2 gene encoding DNA-(apurinic or apyrimidinic site) lyase 2 isoform X2, which gives rise to MRFYRLLQIRAEALLAAGSHVIILGDLNTAHRPIDHWDAVNLECFEEDPGRKWMDSLLSNLGCQSASHVGPFIDSYRCFQPKQEGAFTCWSAVTGARHLNYGSRLDYVLGDRTLVIDTFQASFLLPEVMGSDHCPVGAVLSVSSVPAKQCPPLCTRFLPEFAGTQLKILRFLVPLEQSPVLEQSTLQHDNQTRVQTCQNKAQVRSTRPRPSQVGSSRGQKNLKSYFQPSPSCPQASPDIELPSLPLMSALMTPKTPEEKAVAKVVKGQAKTSEAKDEKELRTSFWKSVLAGPLRTPLCGGHREPCVMRTVKKPGPNLGRRFYMCARPRGPPTDPSSRCNFFLWSRPS